From bacterium, one genomic window encodes:
- a CDS encoding C25 family cysteine peptidase, which yields MALPFQALIDHKKAKGLTSTIKTTQWIYENYTGRDNQERIRNFIIDYYKNYGTEYVLLGGDVELVPYRSASYNELTQNTPCDLYYACLDGSWDKNNNNIFGELEDGVDLMPEVYVGRAPVNTQEETKNFVNKVITYTNNKNAGYLLNELLIGWKADEQSDCAEVKEEIATYTATFYKIYKEYESKEGVSLTRIIDYINQGMGLINHAGHANSRVVPPFEISTVDNLTNKDKPFIFYTLGCLPGSFERSDCIGEHFVTNPEGGAVAFIGNSRYGWYRRGNTKAYSGEYDMELFRQYFKEYQGHPGKGPCLL from the coding sequence TTGGCTTTGCCCTTTCAAGCCTTAATTGACCATAAAAAAGCCAAGGGGCTTACCTCAACCATCAAGACAACCCAATGGATTTATGAGAATTACACAGGAAGGGATAACCAGGAAAGGATAAGGAATTTTATTATAGACTATTACAAGAATTATGGCACAGAATATGTTCTTTTGGGTGGCGATGTTGAGCTTGTTCCCTATCGTAGTGCTAGTTATAACGAACTGACCCAAAACACGCCCTGCGACCTCTATTATGCCTGCCTTGATGGAAGCTGGGATAAGAATAATAACAATATCTTTGGTGAATTAGAGGATGGGGTTGACCTTATGCCAGAGGTCTATGTAGGAAGGGCACCCGTGAATACCCAGGAGGAGACAAAAAATTTTGTTAATAAGGTTATAACCTATACAAATAACAAAAATGCCGGTTATCTATTAAATGAGCTATTGATTGGTTGGAAGGCAGATGAGCAATCTGACTGTGCCGAGGTAAAGGAAGAAATTGCAACCTATACAGCAACATTCTATAAAATTTATAAGGAATATGAGTCAAAAGAGGGGGTAAGCCTAACCAGAATAATTGATTATATAAACCAGGGTATGGGTTTAATAAACCATGCCGGTCATGCAAATAGCAGAGTAGTTCCGCCATTTGAAATTAGCACTGTGGACAATCTTACCAACAAGGATAAGCCATTCATCTTCTATACCTTAGGCTGTCTTCCAGGAAGCTTTGAGAGATCAGACTGCATAGGTGAACATTTCGTAACAAACCCAGAGGGAGGGGCGGTTGCCTTTATAGGAAATTCAAGATATGGCTGGTATAGGAGGGGAAATACAAAGGCATATTCAGGCGAGTATGATATGGAACTCTTCAGGCAATACTTTAAGGAATACCAGGGTCATCCTGGGAAAGGTCCTTGCCTTCTCTAA